Genomic segment of Benincasa hispida cultivar B227 chromosome 1, ASM972705v1, whole genome shotgun sequence:
CCTGAGGAGACGCCTAGAACATGCTCTCTCTGCGACCCATTCGCAGATTCTGCCATGCTGCTACATCTACAGACACCGCTGCGGCTGTATTGAATCACGTTCAGAACTCGAAGCCTCTCGAGGAACCTGCCCTCGTAAAGCTTAAAGCAGAACGGGACCCAGAAAAGCTGTTCCATCTCTTTAAAGCCAATGCGCACAATCGGCTTGTGATTGAGAATCGATTTGCTTTTGAAGACACTGTGTCTCGACTGGCTGGAGCTCGTCGCTTTGATTACATTGAGCATTTACTTGAGCATCAGAAGACTCTACCACAGGGGCGCCGTGAAGGATTCATTATAAGGATCATAATGCTATATGGTAAGGCTGAGATGATCAAGCATGCCCTTGACACATTTTATGATATGCACTTATATGGCTGCCGTAGGACTGTTAAGTCTTTTAATGCTGTGCTTAAGGTTTTGATGAAGACCCGTGATTTAGGAGCCCTTGAGGCATTTTTAAGTGAAGCTCCAGAAAAATTCAATATTGAGTTGGATATTATTTCTGTTAACATTGTTGTTAAGGCCTTTTGTGATTTGGGTATTTTAAATAGAGCTTATCTTCTCATGGTAGAGATGGAGAAGGTGGGAATAAGACCAGATGTAGTTACCTATACGACGTTAATTTCAGCTTTTTACAAGGATAATCGATGCGAAATTAGTAATGGTCTGTGGAATCTAATGGTTTTGAGGGGTTGTTTCCCCAATGTTGCTTCTTTCAATGTGAGAATTCAATATTTGATTGATAGGAGAAGAGCATGGGATGCTAATAAATTGATGAATGTAATGAGGAACATTGGGATTGTACCGGATGAGGTTACTTACAATCTAGTAATAAAAGGTTTTTGCCAAGCTGGGTTTCTTGATATGGCCAAAAGGGTTTATTCTGCTTTGCATGGGAATGGATATAAACCAAATGTCAAAATTTATCAAACCATGCTTCATTACCTATGCAGAAGTGGGGATTTTAATCTGGCATATACAATGTGCAAAGATACCATGAACAAGAATTGGTTTCCAAACATTGATACAATTCATTCATTACTTAAAGGCCTTAACAAGATGGGGCAGCCTGGTAGGGCTCAATTTATCCTAACATTGGCAAGGAAAAGGGTACCTCCTTTCTCTACAGCTCAGTTGGAAGCTTTGAATACCACACTGGCCAATAGCTGAAAAGAGATTTTGTAGAATGGTGCTTAGATAAAATGTAACAGAAAGCTCAAAAGGAGCTCATATTCTTTCTTTTACTTCCATTTGTAGATTACAAAGCTAATTGGACACTGATTTTTTTATGGGGTTACATCTTCAAAAGGTTTCTCTTTCTCTCAGTAATTTATTCTACCATCTCAACAAAGTTTGTCCCAAGATGAGAGTTCTGAAAGGAATGGCAGACATTTACCATGTTCTCTGTGAGTTATTGTGCAAATCTCTCTGTAGTCTCTATCATATACACACTTACTTAGGCAACACAAATGCATTCCCAAGTTCACACAAAATTCTATCCTCAATTCTATTTGTAATGTTGCCAAATACGTACACATTATTTTACATGTTCTCATTTTCGTTTCAATCTTTgtcttttggaatttggtttgatttttaatatttattccAAGAGGCATTTGAAGGGCTTCTGTTATGCATGGATTACAGCCAAAAAATCTCATACAAGGGACATCTGATGTCATAGTTTCGTTGATGAAATGCATATCTTCCCTTGGATTTTATCAATGCTTTTGTTGGGATAACATTCAGCGTGTGTTATTTGTTATAGCTTTGTTCTTTTGTTTGAAGGTGGATTCTTTTTTCTTATCCTGTTTATGATATCACAGAGATGTCGCAACCATGTTATAAATTGTGCAtgcatcaattttttttgtgGTGACTTTCTAAGTTCTAATAATCTTTGGTCATTTCAGCATCTGTGCTCTGGAACGCAATGTGGCAATGGGCATAAGGGCAAAACCTTTCCTGTTGGATATTTTTTAGTGTTGCATaggtaatttcaaattttgttcgTCTTCATTTCTGAATATCATTTCCAAGCATTTATAACCACTCCTTTTGTAGAATTAAAACATCAGTCAGAAATCATTACATCATACTTTGTATCGACCTATTCAGATATAGCTGCTGAATTCTTTTAGTACGAACCATTTGTAGTTATCTTCCTCTTACCCTTGCTTGAATTCCTGCACTGTTGGAATAGCAGGGAAACTTGATATTCACACAAGAGTTATATTATGACACTTCTACTTAGTAAATAGACGAGAAACTTAATCTGTAAAATGACAAAGATAAAAGTAGATTGTTAGAGATAATGTGAAACAGTCTCACTGTTTCTCTGCTGTATGTTGATAAATTTGGTGCCCTTTTACTTCTAGAAAGCCAATgcatatttttctaaaacttcGTCTGTGTCCAAATCTGTCATCTTGGTGTCCGCCGTTCGGATTAGGTGGAGAGAGTAAAATTAACAACTGTGTGATACAACTTACAGATGGTAGCATGTCAGTGCGTTTCTAATGTCTAGGAACAATAGGGAAGGTTCATACTGTCTGCTCTGTTAGTTTGACAAGGTTTCTTAAGGTGAGAGACTGCATTTGAGTCTTCGAACAAGGAACTCAATCCTCCTCTTATTCTTCTCTGATTAAGTTATGTTACTTGCAGCGGTTCATGGGCTGATATTTGATGCAAAACTCAGCTAAAGCTTTTAGTTTGGCGAGCACCTCGTTTAGTCTTTGGTTTATATCTTGTTCTTGAGTCTTGACTATATCTCCAAAGCTAGGCAGGcaggaagaagagagagagagacatcATATCAAGTTAAATGGAGATGAAGAACATACAGGAGCAGTGGCCGTCTGTTTTTCACTAGGGATCTTATTGCCTCAGAggagaggatttttttttttttttggtaccTGTGTTTCTCTTGCCATGAATTCTGTTCTTGTCTGAGTTTTTTCCTTTGTATTTGAATGTCAGTAGGTGAAAGGGAAATGCTCAAATGCCAGATTACAGCGAGAATCTGCCATCTTTTGGGTACCGTCTCATGTAAATATTTAAGGGGATTTTGATTAAATCTTTCATTActgttattttttataataattgatGATAATAGAAATTAGTTAATAAAGACACTGGTAAATACTTCTTTAAAGTTATTGTTCATGTTCATATctgttttttactttttctacATTTTATTACCCTTAAATATTCCTAAAAATCCATAAGGGTGGAAAGATTcaaacatttgatttttttattagtcGATAGCATATGCTTCAATTAATTGGGCTATACTTAAGCCGAAAAGACTATATTAATTAGGGAGTGATTTTCTTTGACAATAGAGAACACTAAATCAACACATAATCTTGGTAAGACAAATATATCTTAGTTACACAGTCATTTAAGATGAAACTAAATTCACAGTTTAAATCGATCCAATTGAATCTGTTATTCTTCTTCTCCAACATTAGTATGACCGTCAGCAGTTGTTgctaaataatttttaataaaaaataggtATCACGTCACATTTTCATTAGTAATTGACGGAAATTATGGTGGATGAATTGAGAATGATATTAAATGAACTCTTGAGTAAAAATTTGTTGTAAGTTTGTCAATGTTGGTAAACTAAAATTCTGATTTTTCTACTTTGTTATCAAAGactaaatttgttattaaagaaaaactaTATTATTGTCTTTTCTACATTACAGCCATGAAAATCAATAGAGTAAAGGTAATAAATTAGGGGTATAAAGCATATAgctaatataaatttaatttagaagtgaataaatttaatgtttcattcaaatctattataaaaattgatCCACGGCATATTCGACGTTATACAATTCAGAaaacaattattaaaatattgtaatatgcatatatatattatccaaACCTAGGCATTTTATCTACCTCCAAACACAAATATCTGCGATTCTCAAGGTTTATAGCTCCCTTGGATAAGTCTCTACACGTTTGACTTTGAATCTATGCATCCAACGATCCCTAAAGTCCCAATATCcaaatatattcatataatataaggattaaagttATCTAacgatttaaaatttaaaatttagccATGGGTTTAAGAACTCTTTGAGTAAAACAATGAGTGGAGTTAACAACTTACTCACCCAACTCCTACTCTTTGGGCCTAAGCCAAACATGCTGTATTAGTTTTGAAAGTTTCTGAAtcaaatagtaaaaaaaaatttaaaatttagatattaaacttgtaatttaacaaaAGGTTAAATTATAGTAAATATCTTTcaacattttatttctttttaaagatACTCTTGAACTTTTTTCGTTTCAATAATACCATTTGTTACGGGTGAATTTGAACTTGAAAGGCCATGAAAAGACCAGGAAAAATAATTCCAAGATAAAATGGACTTAAGGCAAACAAGTCTATtgtcatttaatttaatttgaacttaAAAGATTACGAAAAGCTCGTATCTAATCTTGAGAGGATTAAAAATGAAACATAGGTCAATTCTTCTACAAATACAACATTATAATTCCATATGAGGTAACTTGAACTTCTGATTTCTTCGTTTGCTTGTGTTTTCCAATATACCTAAttattaaatgtattttcttaTTTATACTAATTATCATAAGCCATCGTTTTAATCAATGTTAGTAtatataatgtaatttcaatgttttagttttttaattcaTAATGTGATTCATGTTATTACTTAactagaattttatttttttaaaattgaaaacaagtgtaaagtttagatttttttaggtAGTTTATACGTTCATCTACCTTGATGCACTCCATTTTTAGATTGAAAGATCATTTAGCCATCCTCgcaaatacttcaattttttagATATATATGTTATGAAATTGAGGAGTACAATGGAACATaacggatatggagaaaatataatataataatatataaatataatataataactaaaattatgaaaaagtAATAATATGAAAACTTAGTGGAAATTTGAAGTGGGtttctcaccaatgtgtgtgaacttaagatccaccaaatgtcactatttattaaatagacaaagtggcaagtaggatgtggtcttacatggacaccaagcatgaatacaaggcacatggacaacatgaagattAACACATGGCTTTTAAGAACACTAAGCAACggacatctatttatttttataatatttataatactctcccttggatgcccatatatatataaaataagtttcgttaaaaccttactaggaaaaacccaatgggaaaaaccctagtgaaggaaaaatagtacatatttcatataatatacacTCCTAAAaggatataatatatttattctccctcatgaaaacatcaaaGATCTTTGAGTTGCCagattccaatgttgtgcaccaatttttcaaaggttgcggTTGGTAatcctttgtaaataagtctgtcaggttatccttcgaacaaatttgttgtatagtgatgtcgtcattttcttcaagatcatgagtgtagaaaagctttggtgaaatagattttgttttatcttctttaatatatcctccatTGATTTGAGTTACgcaagctgtgttgtcttcgtataatattgttggaagatttttattagaagacaagccacatatttcacgaatgtgttgagtcattgatcttagttaTACACATTCTttactagcctcgtgaattgtaaGAACTTTAGCATGACTTGAGGAAATGGCCGTAATGGTCtaccgatcgccatgatatagcagttcctccacatgtgaacaaataacctatttgagatctagctttgtgtggatcagataaatatccagaatctacaTAActaactaggtcaaaatttgatttatttaaataaaacaaatccatATTGATTGTTCCTTGGAGATAACGgattatatgcttaatttcgttccaatgtctttttgtagaagaattatatctagctaataaacttactgaaaatgtaatatctggtcttgtattattagcaagatacataagtgcactaattgcactaagatatggtacttcaggaccaaaaagttcttcattatcatctcaaggtcgaaatatatctttctttatatataatgaACGGACTtctattggaatatttaatggatgtgctttgtccatataaaatcttttcaaaaattttcttgtataagttaactgatgaataaatattctatctactaaatgctcaatttgtaaaccaaaacaaattttgttttttcgagatccttcatctcaaattcttccttaagatattctattgcctttgaaagttcttcaagagttccaattatattcaagttatCAACATATACcgttataatagcaaattcttactgtgatttctttataaaaacatatggacatattggattattttgatatccttctttcaataaatatccactcggacgattgtaccacatccatcctgattgtttcaatctatatagtgatctttgtaactttattgaatacaattctcaAGAATTTGATGTACCTTTAAATCCTTatgagattctcatataaatatcattatcaagagatctaaaaaatatattgtgactacatccataaaatgcatatccagacttttatacacagtcaaACCAATTAAATCTCTTAGTATAATTGCATCCACAattggagaatatgtctcctcataattaataccaggtctttgtgaaaaaccttgtgcaactagtcttgctttgtatcttatgacctcattattttcatttctttttctcacaaatactcatTGTATCCAACAGGTTTGACAGGTTTGACACTTTTTGGTGTTCGAACTATTGGTCCAACCTGTCGTTTTGAAAGTGGGTTTAATTCTATCTTGATTGTTTCTTTCTACTAaagtcaatcttttctatgtcgaaattcttcaacagattttggtttgggtgaaggaactctaacaAGGGAGAGAACTTTTGAGCAGAAGTAAGATCAtcccaattttagtttttcattgaatataagttttacggtcaaacaagaacaaaacatgcatttacataaattatagcatgcaataGTAAAGGAAAACTAAgagtttcagaaacccttatcTTTGAAGAATAAATCCCTCGAACAAATCACAAATGGATCTCCTTCTTTAAAAAGGataccaccacttgagaaccctctatattctcttgggacaaaggattcaagcaaaaaTTGTAggttttgcttgaatccttggaagagggaagggaGATAGAGAGGAAGAGAGGGATTGTGagttttttcctttattttttattttctttcattttcctcttttttttaattttcttttctttctttcgtttttgtttattcctttttttttacttttatttacttttctttctccgattttttcttcttccttttttttttctttcatttctccggtttatatttctttgtttctattgaattttctttcttttcttcagtttttgtttcttctctttctcttatttttaaaattttttcttcttccttttttttcacaagaattatgaggttgAGTTTCGTACCCAAAACTTGAAAGTAcccaattcataagtgacttaacaccaacaagctaATCATTacgtttgattattataacaaataataaatataaatagcaaatgaaagtctatcaatgatagccactaatattttatatcattgatagcttaatctttgattatattttcatagttaataaccacttatagaaatctatcattgatagccaacttaatgaatttaattaataaagttgaaccTCGAACtaaatgtaagtggaatgcctagaagtttatcactaataacatacttatcagtgatagaagctatcatcgaaaagaaaaggaacttataaatgtttgggaaggacaagaaaggggcaaaaaggtgttctgtggctatgattgatagaagctactacttaTAGCATGTTActagtgatagaagctaatactaatagcatgttatcgatgatagaagctccTGATTGCacgttatcaatgatagaagctaccactgatagcacgttatcggtgatagagaactatcactgatagcatgatatcagtgagatcattgatagcatcttatcagtgaaagaagctatcattgataaccacaatatgagtaatgttagtgatatcgatgatagaacttaggtgatatctatatatcgagtttctttcaaaggtgataactaGTTAGGTTggttctaattgatgaaagtctatcagtgatagtgactgatagctgctatcagtgatagccatgataaaagattattagtgatagctactgTGATAATCGAaatgttggtcttctttcaatttatcattgatagtcattgatagccttaagtattgatatttcaaggttgattccaattAACAAAaatgaatcaatgatagctactaataattgatagcaaattaaaagctaatatttcaatattatattaatttttctcaaattgaaagctatcgttGATAGttatagcaattgatagaagctatccaTGATAACAGctgatagtagctatcagtggctatcactgatagctgctatcagtgatagcttttaatttgagaaaactggaAAGAAGTgagcaaaatggtggctaggcatgggttttttagtcttttaccatttttttttatctatatatgcaattagtttatccttgtactacatattctattattttgggcttgaattttatttatacaACTAGTcctatattataatgtataaaatacattatattaattatatctcatatagaattaatttaattaattataattacctcaattaatttgaacacttcaaactaattcaaaaataattctcaattaaattccTGTTGAGCTACGGATGGggccttatgaacctgtagattgaagctcgaacggtactcggataattaattaaactctttaattaaattacccaacatctgttaactggtggtcattccactaaaaactgacagctgcactcttcacaccacagataaatttatgtgtccattggatataaccactcagcagtgcgatgacccttcacaaattgctcgtaagtacagttgagtcAAAATTATCgatttgcccctatagttacatctaactccataattaccattgatccctctaatgaacaataagtcatagtccaactatgaccaagttccTCTAGGgacaagagagggtgtggccactatgttcaggcctcggaatcagcccttaaggaagtaatttatctacttactcctgcattggggaaggagtgaattccgtcgtGTGTACCTGTGTTccagctccccagtcagacaaatctccaaaatgatatgcttgttgagttggcaatctagccactctcacccatacaagtcaaaagaccgccttcatgagtaggagttcacaactcactcaggattcaagtcacgtcacctatggtcatcctagtgaagtgtaagtctctattattaatggcgttatataaagagactaatcatttcgtggttcagtcttatacaaacactttgtataggatacccccactcacatgtctccatatgaatgatcagattcagatcatttgtagcattttacaacacttgtaatacctacaaagtgggttttATTGTAGTatcactagaataaggtacccagccttatccatctactacaaaccgtttcgattattatttaaacaagatccacttgtatatctctacatacttatttaaattacataaaataacttcgaatcttagtttattggattgagtatatgcttataaaataacacttattttattaacaacaatatatttatacaaagtttacaaaactacgagattacaagagatttaggacaccaatcccaacatcaaGATCCTTATTTTCAGATATAAAGAGCAATATTtacacaaaaatgttgtcaataacgacactagttcgattccatcttttttctgtcataacatagtttattgaaatctcattattatctttaggtatttcactttcctcactagtcatgtcgatgATTTCTTCATGAGTATTTACATCATCAATCAAGTCTTTTTtactactaattttttttttcattttcgaggatttttatctttggaacccattggtctaccacgcttctggtgTGTTCCAACtcattagtgataacttgttgtgttgggatatcaaatttttatgaaacatttgcaactggtatatgtgacttagttactttttttttttttttttttttgcatctaTAAACGCATCTGGTAATTGGTTtgctatattttacaaatgaattatttttaaactccaagttcacattgatctgtatgaggatctaaatgaaacaataatgatgcatttcatataatttcttttttgaatTTCTCAATTCCTCTCCCTAGTGttagcaaatcgtgcagtaaatacaccACCCGTCAGGAATTCAAGATATGTAATAATTGATGggaaatcatatccaacatatattcctaacctcctttaaggacccatcttagtgcgttATAATgaagcaattggaacatatactacacatccaaaaattctcaaatggaaaatatttggctcatgaccataagctaattgtaatggtgagtacttatgataagctactagcCTAATGTGTATAAGtgatgttgcatgcaaaatagcacaTCCCCATAcggatgaaggaagcttagctctcataagtaatgatCTTGCAactaattgcaaacgttttataaatgattctgctaaaccattttgtatatGAATATGAGCTACtgaatgttcaacacttattccaattgacatataataaatataaaaaacttgggatgtaaattcatcaacattatcaagacaatgatcttaattatataatcaggaaattttactcttaacttaattatttgagcaagtaatcttgtaaatgcaagattttgacttgataataagcacatgtgcGACCATCTACTAGATGCATTTATTAATACCATATCTAAATGGCTCATTTGGTAGGTTagtaggtccacatatatcgccataaattcgttctaaaaatgcagatAATTCAGTTCCCACTTTAGCTTGCGATGGTCTAgttattaatttgccttgagagcaagcatcatatgataattcattagattgaacaATCTTCTGGCTTTTCAATGGGTGTccacttgaattctcaataattcttctcatcattataaatCATGGATGACTCAATCTATCATGCCAAATAGTAAATatatctggattcatgaactttgggttcattgttgcatatgtttcaattgctcatatatgagtataatacaatctagaagataaagcagacaacttttccaatatacgtttttcatttgagacaacAGAGATAATATAAAGatatttcaaattattcttactatcagtctcaatatgataaccgttgcaacgtatatctttaaaaattataaaatttctctttgattgactagagaacaatgc
This window contains:
- the LOC120088268 gene encoding pentatricopeptide repeat-containing protein At1g80150, mitochondrial, giving the protein MLSLRPIRRFCHAATSTDTAAAVLNHVQNSKPLEEPALVKLKAERDPEKLFHLFKANAHNRLVIENRFAFEDTVSRLAGARRFDYIEHLLEHQKTLPQGRREGFIIRIIMLYGKAEMIKHALDTFYDMHLYGCRRTVKSFNAVLKVLMKTRDLGALEAFLSEAPEKFNIELDIISVNIVVKAFCDLGILNRAYLLMVEMEKVGIRPDVVTYTTLISAFYKDNRCEISNGLWNLMVLRGCFPNVASFNVRIQYLIDRRRAWDANKLMNVMRNIGIVPDEVTYNLVIKGFCQAGFLDMAKRVYSALHGNGYKPNVKIYQTMLHYLCRSGDFNLAYTMCKDTMNKNWFPNIDTIHSLLKGLNKMGQPGRAQFILTLARKRVPPFSTAQLEALNTTLANS